AGGTTAGAATGGACTGATAGACGAATGTTGAAACAAGGAAGAATAATGAGCAAGCCTAAGGTGGTGTTCCTCGATAGGGCAACCATTCCATCCCAGATCTCTTTGAAAGCGTTGAGTTTTGAACATGAGTGGGTGGAGTATGACTTCACTCAACCGAACCAAGTCGCTGAGCGAATAGCTGACGCAGAGATTGTTATCACGAATAAAGTGGTGCTGAATGCTTCCAACTTATCATCCGCCGCTAAACTGCGTTTTATTGCTGTCTCTGCTACTGGCGTAAACAACATTGACCTGGAGTACTGTCAAGGTAATGGAATCTCAGTCAGTAACATTCAGGGATACGCGACTCAGTCCGTTCCCGAACATGTGATTGCAATGCTGTTCGCTTTAAAGCGTAACCTTAAGGGCTACCACCAAGATATCGAGCGTGATGTATGGCAACGTGATAAACAGTTCTGCTTTTTCACGCACCCAATTCAAGATATTGCTGGCAGCACCTTAGGTATCTTGGGGAGTGGCAGTTTAGGCCAAGCGACTGCAGTTCTGGCCAAAGCGAT
The Vibrio pelagius genome window above contains:
- a CDS encoding D-2-hydroxyacid dehydrogenase produces the protein MSKPKVVFLDRATIPSQISLKALSFEHEWVEYDFTQPNQVAERIADAEIVITNKVVLNASNLSSAAKLRFIAVSATGVNNIDLEYCQGNGISVSNIQGYATQSVPEHVIAMLFALKRNLKGYHQDIERDVWQRDKQFCFFTHPIQDIAGSTLGILGSGSLGQATAVLAKAIGMQVVFAERKGASTCREGYTSFEEVLKTADAISLHCPLTAQTENVISSEEFQMMKPNCVLVNAGRGGLVDEVALVEALRSGEIAGAGVDVFTAEPADKSNPLLANSDLPNLILTPHVAWGSDSAIQKLADILMDNIDAFAAGVAQNLVT